The proteins below are encoded in one region of Aquisphaera giovannonii:
- a CDS encoding enoyl-CoA hydratase/isomerase family protein, with amino-acid sequence MPDPLVIRSDDSVVAVLTLNRPAKRNALSRALMHELEDHLDRAASESRVRAVVITGAGTAFCSGMDLGEAARGGTSAEAEGYAVATLQEYADLLQKVHTLPKLTIAAVNGDALAGGAGLMSACDLAIAATSARIGYPEVLRGLVPSTVMHDLTRLIGGRRARHLLLTGGLILADAAHEWGLVNLVTQPENCLKESIRTGKQMIESAPQAVAAIKRQLDEVEGRPRSLRGAAAVSAAIRVGEEAQEGVRAFLEKRPPRWAQSP; translated from the coding sequence ATGCCCGATCCCCTGGTAATTCGCTCGGATGACAGCGTGGTGGCCGTCCTCACGCTCAACCGCCCGGCCAAGCGGAACGCCCTCTCCCGGGCCCTGATGCACGAGCTCGAGGATCACCTGGACCGCGCGGCGAGCGAATCGAGGGTCCGCGCGGTGGTCATCACCGGCGCCGGCACGGCGTTCTGCTCGGGCATGGACCTCGGCGAGGCCGCCCGGGGCGGCACGAGTGCCGAGGCCGAGGGCTACGCCGTCGCCACGCTGCAGGAGTACGCGGACCTGCTCCAGAAGGTCCACACCCTCCCCAAGCTGACGATCGCGGCGGTGAACGGCGATGCCCTGGCCGGCGGCGCCGGCCTGATGTCGGCGTGCGACCTGGCCATCGCCGCGACCTCGGCGCGGATCGGCTACCCGGAGGTGTTGCGGGGCCTCGTCCCGTCCACCGTGATGCACGACCTGACCCGCCTGATCGGAGGCCGCCGCGCGCGGCACCTGCTGCTCACCGGCGGGCTGATCCTGGCCGACGCGGCCCACGAGTGGGGCCTCGTCAACCTGGTGACGCAGCCCGAGAACTGCCTCAAGGAGTCGATCCGGACGGGCAAGCAGATGATCGAGTCGGCGCCGCAGGCCGTGGCGGCGATCAAGCGCCAGCTCGACGAGGTCGAGGGCCGGCCCAGGAGCCTCCGCGGCGCGGCCGCCGTCAGCGCCGCCATCCGCGTCGGTGAGGAGGCACAGGAGGGCGTCCGGGCGTTCCTGGAGAAGCGGCCTCCGCGGTGGGCGCAGTCGCCGTAA
- a CDS encoding MBL fold metallo-hydrolase, which translates to MIERNYLFPGVIEMNYQSRRRMGVNVYLIDGGTEYALIDVGFLDELTDVLELVRQMNFSLSACKLIVASHADVDHTQGLARAREILKCPIAAHALSIPAIEQGDEIFTFARIDAQGIHIPMPRCKVDRPIDEGDRLQIGERTLEVWSTPGHAAGQIALRMGNLLFSGDNIFRDGSVGAIDAHHGSSIPDFITSLERIRASDVEFLLPSHGPIFRKDDALIDATIRRLESYSHMADFGTCAVDWPLLDQWEEELASGSRDF; encoded by the coding sequence ATGATCGAACGGAATTACCTGTTCCCCGGCGTCATCGAGATGAACTACCAGTCTCGCCGCCGGATGGGCGTCAACGTCTACCTCATCGACGGCGGCACGGAGTATGCGCTGATCGACGTCGGCTTCCTGGACGAGCTGACCGACGTCCTCGAGCTGGTCCGGCAGATGAACTTCAGCCTCTCGGCCTGCAAGCTCATCGTCGCGAGCCACGCGGACGTCGACCACACCCAGGGCCTGGCCCGGGCGCGCGAGATCCTCAAGTGCCCGATCGCCGCGCATGCCCTGAGCATCCCCGCGATCGAGCAGGGGGACGAGATCTTCACGTTCGCCCGGATCGACGCCCAGGGCATCCACATCCCGATGCCCCGCTGCAAGGTCGACCGGCCGATCGACGAGGGGGATAGGCTCCAGATCGGCGAGAGGACGCTGGAGGTCTGGAGCACCCCGGGCCACGCCGCCGGCCAGATCGCCCTCCGGATGGGGAACCTCCTCTTCTCCGGCGACAACATCTTCCGGGACGGCTCGGTGGGCGCGATCGACGCCCACCACGGCTCGAGCATCCCCGACTTCATCACCAGCCTCGAGCGCATACGGGCCAGCGACGTGGAGTTCCTGCTCCCCTCGCACGGCCCGATCTTCCGCAAGGACGACGCCCTGATCGACGCCACGATCCGCCGCCTCGAGTCGTATTCCCACATGGCGGACTTCGGCACCTGCGCGGTGGACTGGCCCCTCCTCGACCAGTGGGAGGAGGAGCTGGCGAGCGGGAGCCGGGACTTCTGA
- a CDS encoding DUF1570 domain-containing protein produces the protein MRGDGSKRWTRRAWLGRPARLALTAAGLRLASSPALGQEAKPGEDEEAAVRDAAKAARLAGVAAARSEHFLAVGDAPAGYLRGALDRCEGLGKDFLAHFRARGFEVAYPPRRLTVVGLKDDASYGALLGEAPGKDVGGHFDLDTNRLVIFDFREGGGLEKADAETINLFALVHETSHQLCFNTGLLDRAHVPPLCVSEGLATYVELWRPGVRNAIGGVNKPRLKALGNARDWIDLADLISEDAAFEDDRQQLAYAEGWLLIHYLMRSPGRQARLRRYLASVRKEGAKTPAARLKLAEAALGSLSKLNREVKDEARNFFRR, from the coding sequence ATGCGAGGTGACGGATCGAAGCGCTGGACCCGGCGTGCCTGGCTGGGACGACCCGCGAGACTGGCGCTCACAGCCGCGGGCCTCCGGCTCGCGTCCTCGCCGGCGCTCGGGCAGGAGGCGAAGCCCGGGGAGGATGAAGAGGCCGCGGTCCGCGACGCCGCGAAGGCCGCCCGGCTGGCCGGGGTCGCGGCGGCCCGCAGCGAGCATTTCCTCGCCGTGGGGGACGCCCCGGCGGGCTATCTCCGCGGGGCGCTCGACCGCTGCGAGGGGCTCGGCAAGGACTTCCTGGCCCACTTCCGCGCCCGCGGCTTCGAGGTGGCCTATCCGCCCCGGCGGCTGACGGTCGTGGGGCTGAAGGACGACGCGTCGTACGGCGCCCTGCTCGGCGAGGCCCCGGGAAAGGACGTCGGCGGGCACTTCGACCTGGACACCAACCGGCTGGTGATCTTCGACTTCCGGGAGGGCGGGGGCCTCGAGAAGGCGGATGCGGAGACGATCAACCTGTTCGCGCTCGTCCACGAGACGTCCCACCAGCTCTGCTTCAATACGGGTCTGCTCGATCGAGCCCACGTCCCGCCCCTCTGCGTCAGCGAGGGCCTGGCGACCTACGTCGAGCTCTGGCGGCCGGGCGTCCGGAACGCGATCGGTGGCGTGAACAAGCCACGGCTGAAGGCGCTGGGCAATGCCCGCGACTGGATCGACCTCGCCGACCTGATCTCCGAGGACGCCGCGTTCGAGGACGACCGGCAGCAGCTCGCCTACGCCGAGGGCTGGCTCCTGATCCACTATCTCATGCGGTCGCCCGGCCGCCAGGCCCGCCTGCGCCGGTACCTGGCGAGCGTCCGCAAGGAGGGCGCCAAGACCCCGGCCGCCCGGCTGAAGCTGGCCGAGGCGGCGCTGGGGTCGCTGTCCAAGCTCAACAGGGAGGTCAAGGACGAGGCGCGGAATTTCTTCCGGCGATGA
- a CDS encoding acetyl ornithine aminotransferase family protein, which yields MTALHRSDPRILGPLPGPLATRWLRRDDAVMSPSYTRTYPLVVRRGSGAMIEDVDGNRFLDFTAGIAVTNAGHSNRKVVEAIARQARRLIHMSGTDFYYEPQVRLAERLARRAPGPEAKRVFFTNSGAEAVEAALKLARRHTGRNRAMAFLGAFHGRTYGALSLSGSKPLQRRGFAPLVPEIHHARYGDLESVRVLLRSVCPPEELAAIFVEPIQGEGGYVVPPAGFLPGLRALCDEHGILLVLDEVQSGFGRTGKLFASEHWGVAGDIVCLAKGIANGLPLGAIVAKADVMDWPSGSHASTFGGNPVACAAALASLKLIERRYLANCVRRGVQLRLGLEAIAAARTPIKEVRGLGLMIGAEIRGASGEPDPHLRDRIIDLAFHRGLLLLPCGPSTIRFCPPLCLTPRQVEIGLSILDRAIEDAAPGALAEAGRSAGPMARPV from the coding sequence ATGACGGCGCTCCACCGATCTGATCCCCGGATCCTCGGCCCGCTCCCGGGCCCCCTCGCCACGCGCTGGCTCCGGCGCGACGACGCGGTGATGTCGCCGTCCTACACGAGGACCTATCCGCTGGTCGTCCGTCGCGGCTCCGGGGCGATGATCGAGGACGTGGACGGCAACCGGTTCCTCGACTTCACCGCCGGCATCGCGGTCACGAACGCCGGCCATTCCAACCGGAAGGTCGTCGAGGCGATCGCCCGCCAGGCCCGCCGGCTGATCCACATGTCCGGGACCGACTTCTACTACGAGCCGCAGGTCCGGCTGGCGGAGAGGCTCGCCCGGCGCGCCCCGGGGCCCGAGGCCAAGCGCGTCTTCTTCACCAACAGCGGCGCGGAGGCCGTCGAGGCGGCCCTCAAGCTGGCGCGGCGGCACACCGGCCGCAACCGCGCCATGGCCTTCCTCGGCGCCTTCCACGGGCGGACCTACGGGGCACTCTCGCTCTCGGGATCGAAGCCGCTCCAGCGCCGGGGCTTCGCGCCGCTCGTCCCGGAGATCCACCACGCGCGGTACGGCGACCTCGAGAGCGTCCGCGTCCTGCTGCGGTCGGTATGCCCGCCGGAGGAGCTCGCGGCGATCTTCGTGGAGCCGATCCAGGGCGAGGGGGGCTACGTCGTCCCGCCCGCCGGATTCCTGCCGGGCCTCCGGGCCCTCTGCGACGAGCACGGCATCCTCCTGGTGCTGGACGAGGTCCAGAGCGGCTTCGGCCGGACCGGCAAGCTGTTCGCCTCGGAGCACTGGGGCGTCGCCGGGGACATCGTCTGCCTGGCGAAGGGGATCGCCAACGGGCTCCCCCTCGGGGCGATCGTCGCGAAGGCGGACGTGATGGACTGGCCCAGCGGGAGCCACGCCTCGACCTTCGGCGGCAATCCGGTGGCGTGCGCGGCGGCCCTGGCCTCGCTGAAGTTGATCGAGCGACGCTACCTGGCCAACTGCGTCCGGCGCGGCGTGCAGCTGCGTCTGGGCCTGGAGGCCATCGCCGCGGCCCGCACCCCGATCAAGGAGGTCCGCGGCCTGGGCCTCATGATCGGGGCCGAGATCCGCGGCGCGTCGGGCGAGCCCGATCCGCACCTCCGCGACCGGATCATCGACCTGGCCTTCCATCGCGGGCTCCTGCTGCTGCCCTGCGGCCCGAGCACGATCCGGTTCTGCCCGCCCCTCTGCCTGACCCCTCGCCAGGTGGAGATCGGCCTCTCGATCCTCGACCGGGCGATCGAGGACGCCGCGCCGGGGGCCCTCGCCGAGGCCGGGCGGTCCGCCGGGCCGATGGCGAGGCCGGTGTGA
- a CDS encoding preprotein translocase subunit SecA, producing the protein MANRLGPMWLNRVSQLTGPTPAGRFSKFALQVQKVNDLEPIFEPMNDDELRAKAQELRLRARQGDSLNGLLPEAFALVRESAKRTIGQRHFDVQILGGTAIHYRCIAELETGEGKTLVGTLPTFLNALPAKGVHVVTVNDYLARRDAEWMGPIYQRLGMTVGIIQTNQPDTSRRQAYACDITYGTSKELGFDFLRDELKRLQLGDTHRKSFEEVFLGSGQHAQTELPVQRTHFFCVVDEADSILIDEARTPLIIGANNQPTQEEASAYYGADQLAATLVRVKDYKYDPVEKKAELTAAGRRKVQSRAAHPAFVTLTVDGVYEYVERALRAQIAYLRDRDYVIHDGEVVIVDEFTGRMMPGRQWQDGLHQAIQGKEKLEITLETITAARVTVQDFFKRYKKIAGMTGTATSDAAELRRIYKVGVMKILTNRPCRRVWLPDRVFSTEEEKFRAVADQIVEWNKTGVPVLVGTRSIEKSETLSRLLAEAGIEHQILNAKNHEIEANIVAQAGQIGKVTVATNMAGRGTDIKLGEGVAALGGLHVIGTERHESRRIDRQLAGRSARQGDPGFVQFFISLEDEIVEAFGEKPAARIRRRYAGRGELTSPAWRRFMIRAQAKKERQHFKDRKLLMAYEKQRAEMRRNMGLNPVLG; encoded by the coding sequence ATGGCGAACCGCCTTGGCCCGATGTGGTTGAATCGCGTCTCGCAGCTCACGGGGCCGACGCCCGCCGGCCGGTTCAGCAAGTTCGCCCTCCAGGTGCAGAAGGTCAACGACCTGGAGCCGATCTTCGAGCCGATGAACGACGATGAACTGCGGGCCAAGGCCCAGGAGCTCCGCCTCAGGGCCCGCCAGGGGGACTCGCTCAACGGCCTGCTCCCGGAGGCCTTCGCGCTGGTCCGCGAGTCCGCCAAGCGGACGATCGGCCAGCGGCACTTCGACGTCCAGATCCTGGGCGGCACGGCGATCCACTATCGCTGCATCGCGGAGCTGGAGACGGGCGAGGGCAAGACGCTCGTCGGCACCCTCCCGACGTTCCTCAACGCCCTGCCCGCCAAGGGGGTCCACGTCGTCACCGTGAACGACTACCTGGCCCGCCGCGACGCCGAGTGGATGGGCCCGATCTACCAGCGCCTGGGCATGACGGTTGGCATCATCCAGACCAACCAGCCCGATACCTCGCGTCGGCAGGCCTACGCCTGCGACATCACCTACGGCACCAGCAAGGAGCTCGGCTTCGACTTCCTCCGCGACGAGCTGAAGCGCCTCCAGCTCGGCGACACCCATCGGAAGTCGTTCGAGGAGGTGTTCCTCGGCTCCGGCCAGCATGCCCAGACCGAGCTGCCCGTGCAGCGGACGCACTTCTTCTGCGTGGTTGACGAGGCCGACAGCATCCTCATCGACGAGGCGAGGACGCCGCTCATCATCGGGGCCAACAACCAGCCGACCCAGGAGGAGGCCTCCGCCTACTACGGCGCCGACCAGCTCGCCGCGACGCTCGTCCGGGTGAAGGACTACAAGTACGACCCGGTCGAGAAGAAGGCGGAGCTGACCGCCGCGGGCCGCCGCAAGGTCCAGTCGCGGGCCGCCCACCCGGCATTCGTGACCCTCACCGTGGACGGCGTCTATGAGTACGTCGAGCGGGCCCTCCGCGCCCAGATCGCCTACCTCCGCGACCGCGACTACGTGATCCACGACGGCGAGGTGGTGATCGTGGACGAGTTCACCGGGCGAATGATGCCCGGCCGGCAGTGGCAGGACGGCCTGCACCAGGCCATCCAGGGCAAGGAGAAGCTGGAGATCACCCTGGAGACGATCACGGCCGCCCGCGTGACCGTGCAGGACTTCTTCAAGCGGTACAAGAAGATCGCCGGCATGACCGGTACCGCGACCTCGGACGCCGCCGAGCTCCGCCGGATCTACAAGGTCGGCGTGATGAAGATCCTCACCAACCGCCCCTGCCGCCGCGTCTGGCTGCCGGACCGCGTCTTCTCCACCGAGGAGGAGAAATTCCGGGCCGTCGCCGACCAGATCGTCGAGTGGAACAAGACCGGCGTGCCGGTCCTGGTCGGCACCCGGTCCATCGAGAAGTCCGAGACGCTCAGCCGCCTGCTCGCCGAGGCGGGCATCGAGCACCAGATCCTCAACGCCAAGAACCACGAGATCGAGGCCAACATCGTCGCCCAGGCCGGCCAGATCGGCAAGGTGACGGTGGCGACCAACATGGCCGGCCGCGGCACCGACATCAAGCTCGGCGAGGGGGTCGCCGCGCTCGGCGGGCTCCACGTCATCGGGACCGAGCGGCACGAGTCCCGACGCATCGATCGCCAGCTCGCCGGCCGTTCGGCCCGCCAGGGGGACCCCGGCTTCGTCCAGTTCTTCATCTCCCTGGAGGACGAGATCGTCGAGGCCTTCGGCGAGAAGCCCGCGGCGCGGATCCGACGTCGTTACGCCGGCCGCGGCGAGCTGACGAGCCCGGCCTGGCGGCGATTCATGATCCGCGCCCAGGCCAAGAAGGAGCGGCAGCACTTCAAGGACCGCAAGCTCCTCATGGCCTACGAGAAGCAGCGGGCCGAGATGCGCCGGAACATGGGACTCAATCCCGTGCTCGGTTGA
- a CDS encoding glutamate synthase: protein MAEPGAAGPPPPADPSSIPVPELRDYHQINAELEHRLQLGHRRIRLDGVEGQRLLLLRLRGPWRAVVELAGNAGPELAAEMDAPGLVVVCRGSAADGAGRGLAGGTLLILGNAGVALGYGQRGGRIVAAGVVGARAGLLQEGGDLVLLNGSGRLTGEAQSGGRILFRRDFAGPHVGHARRGGTVLDDSPRGTIGEGSAPDAAGLAHEARDLVARFTSTS from the coding sequence GTGGCTGAGCCCGGGGCCGCCGGGCCTCCTCCGCCGGCCGACCCGTCATCCATCCCGGTCCCCGAGCTGAGGGATTACCATCAGATCAACGCCGAGCTGGAGCACCGCCTCCAGCTCGGCCATCGCCGCATCCGCCTGGACGGGGTGGAGGGCCAGCGACTGCTCCTCCTACGCCTCCGGGGGCCCTGGCGGGCGGTCGTCGAGCTGGCGGGCAACGCCGGGCCCGAGCTGGCCGCGGAGATGGATGCCCCCGGACTCGTGGTCGTCTGCCGAGGGTCGGCCGCCGACGGTGCCGGCCGTGGCCTCGCGGGAGGCACCCTGCTGATCCTCGGGAATGCCGGGGTGGCGCTCGGCTATGGCCAGCGCGGCGGGAGGATCGTGGCGGCCGGCGTCGTCGGCGCCCGCGCCGGGCTGCTCCAGGAAGGCGGCGATCTTGTCCTCCTGAACGGATCCGGCCGGCTGACCGGCGAGGCCCAATCCGGCGGCCGGATCCTCTTTCGGAGGGACTTCGCCGGCCCCCACGTCGGGCATGCCCGCCGCGGGGGCACGGTCCTGGACGACTCTCCACGCGGCACGATCGGCGAGGGATCGGCCCCCGACGCGGCCGGCCTCGCGCATGAGGCGAGGGACCTTGTCGCCAGGTTCACCTCCACGTCGTGA
- a CDS encoding magnesium transporter CorA family protein, whose translation MNDPSGSPLDVRDTPATRAEAAPSSPKDPITRLVYRDGAGELHLDWTGERIPEALADRDGILWVDLESTLPQDQEDFRAEAILRDVFGFHPLAVEDAIAESNLPKIDDWGEYLYLVFHATSMERRGDALKLHEIDIFLGANFVLTYHTEPIAFLEGEWASILKDPRDRLRRGADHLLARFLEVAVDQSLKTIEQLDDRLDHIQNRVLDDPSPAALRTIFRVKRAAIRLHKLFGPQREVLNRLARDPYDPVRAENRVYFRDVYDHVVRVHDISEGLRDLIAGTLETYLSVMSNRTNDIMKTLTMVTVMFMPMSFLTGFFGMNFFGETLAFEGPLPRRTLFLASLAVMALSPAVMWTIARLRRWI comes from the coding sequence GTGAACGACCCATCGGGCTCGCCCCTCGACGTGCGCGACACTCCCGCCACGCGGGCCGAGGCCGCCCCCTCGTCCCCGAAGGACCCCATCACCCGCCTCGTCTACCGCGATGGCGCGGGGGAACTCCACCTGGACTGGACCGGCGAGCGCATCCCGGAGGCCCTTGCCGACCGGGACGGGATCCTCTGGGTGGACCTCGAGAGCACCCTGCCCCAGGACCAGGAGGACTTCCGGGCCGAGGCGATCCTCCGCGACGTCTTCGGCTTCCACCCCCTGGCCGTGGAGGATGCCATCGCGGAATCGAACCTGCCCAAGATCGACGACTGGGGCGAATACCTCTACCTGGTCTTCCACGCCACCTCGATGGAGCGACGCGGGGACGCCCTGAAGCTGCACGAGATCGACATCTTCCTCGGGGCCAACTTCGTCCTGACCTACCACACCGAGCCCATCGCGTTCCTGGAGGGGGAGTGGGCCTCGATCCTGAAGGACCCTCGCGACCGCCTCCGCCGCGGCGCCGACCACCTGCTCGCGCGGTTCCTCGAGGTGGCCGTGGACCAGTCGTTGAAGACGATCGAGCAGCTCGACGACCGCCTCGACCACATCCAGAACCGCGTGCTGGACGACCCCAGCCCCGCCGCGCTGAGGACGATCTTCCGCGTGAAGCGGGCCGCCATCCGCCTGCACAAGCTCTTCGGCCCCCAGCGTGAAGTGCTGAATCGCCTGGCCCGCGACCCATACGACCCGGTCCGGGCCGAGAACCGGGTCTACTTCCGCGACGTCTACGACCACGTCGTCCGCGTCCACGACATCTCCGAGGGCCTCCGCGACCTGATCGCCGGGACGCTCGAGACGTACCTCTCGGTGATGTCCAACCGCACCAACGACATCATGAAGACGCTGACGATGGTCACCGTCATGTTCATGCCGATGTCCTTCCTCACCGGCTTCTTCGGCATGAACTTCTTCGGCGAGACCCTGGCCTTCGAGGGCCCCCTGCCCCGCAGGACGCTCTTCCTCGCCTCCCTGGCCGTCATGGCCCTGTCGCCGGCCGTGATGTGGACGATCGCCAGGCTCAGGAGGTGGATCTGA
- a CDS encoding ankyrin repeat domain-containing protein — protein sequence MSHVHPLQRAIFDGDCERIDALLAGRDPNVTTEDSDKWNLLHLALVGVSRPPRPEVVRHLIELGVDVNARDRRQWTPLHFAARTKNPAVVKLLIDAGADVNAMNDEGITPLHESLAEYPVNLKLTEIFLAAGAKTDILRKYVDVVVSPVKRELLDLLAKHESRGLLDEAERVSSPPRQDDQG from the coding sequence ATGTCACATGTGCATCCTTTGCAGCGCGCCATTTTCGATGGGGACTGCGAGCGCATCGATGCTCTTCTTGCAGGGCGTGATCCCAATGTAACAACTGAGGATAGCGATAAATGGAACCTGCTGCATTTGGCGTTGGTAGGTGTGAGTAGGCCACCAAGGCCCGAGGTCGTCCGACATCTGATCGAGCTTGGCGTGGACGTCAACGCAAGAGATCGTCGCCAGTGGACGCCCCTGCATTTCGCCGCCAGGACCAAGAACCCGGCAGTTGTCAAACTTCTGATCGATGCGGGGGCGGACGTCAATGCGATGAATGACGAAGGGATCACCCCATTGCACGAAAGTCTCGCTGAATACCCGGTGAACCTGAAACTGACCGAGATTTTTCTCGCCGCCGGTGCGAAGACGGATATTCTGCGCAAGTACGTGGACGTCGTCGTAAGCCCGGTCAAGAGAGAGTTGCTTGACCTGCTAGCGAAGCATGAGTCACGCGGCTTGCTCGACGAGGCCGAACGGGTGTCATCGCCGCCAAGGCAGGATGATCAAGGATAA
- the murB gene encoding UDP-N-acetylmuramate dehydrogenase, translating into MRPFDGLQDFVRTDVPMAPHVWFRLGGHARFFAKPRSLDELLTALRRARESSIACRILGGGSNVLVRDEGVDALVIQLESPFFSDVKFESNVITVGTAVPLTALISQTARAGLAGLEALTGIPGTVGGALRGNAGSRQGSIGQYVRRATVLDAANEVHVRERDDITFADRSSNLDEPVLLSAEFELAPEDPEAVVRRMRRIWIIKKESQPYGHQSSGCIFKNPAPDVSAGALIDQAGMKGARCGGAEVSDRHANFIVAQPGAKSDDVLRLIDQIQQRVWQQFGYDLELQIQVW; encoded by the coding sequence ATGCGTCCTTTCGACGGATTACAGGATTTCGTCCGGACCGACGTGCCCATGGCCCCCCACGTCTGGTTCCGCCTCGGCGGCCATGCCCGGTTTTTCGCGAAGCCCCGCTCGCTGGACGAATTGCTGACCGCCCTGAGGAGGGCCCGCGAGTCGTCGATCGCGTGCCGAATCCTCGGGGGGGGCTCCAATGTCCTGGTCCGCGACGAGGGCGTGGATGCCCTCGTGATCCAGCTCGAGAGCCCGTTCTTCTCGGACGTGAAATTCGAGTCGAACGTGATCACCGTCGGCACCGCCGTGCCGCTCACCGCCCTGATCTCGCAGACGGCGAGGGCGGGGCTCGCCGGCCTGGAGGCCCTCACCGGGATCCCGGGCACCGTCGGCGGGGCCCTGCGCGGCAACGCCGGCAGCCGTCAGGGCTCCATCGGCCAGTATGTCCGCCGCGCCACCGTCCTCGACGCGGCCAACGAGGTCCACGTCCGCGAGCGCGACGACATCACCTTCGCCGACCGCTCCTCGAACCTGGATGAGCCGGTCCTGCTCTCCGCCGAATTCGAGCTCGCGCCGGAAGATCCGGAGGCCGTGGTGCGGCGGATGCGGCGGATCTGGATCATCAAGAAGGAGAGCCAACCCTACGGGCACCAGTCCTCCGGCTGCATCTTCAAGAACCCGGCGCCCGACGTCTCGGCCGGGGCCCTCATCGATCAGGCCGGGATGAAGGGCGCGCGTTGCGGCGGGGCGGAGGTGTCCGACCGGCACGCCAATTTCATCGTCGCCCAACCGGGCGCGAAGTCGGACGATGTCCTGCGATTGATCGACCAGATCCAGCAGCGGGTCTGGCAGCAGTTCGGCTACGATTTGGAACTCCAGATCCAGGTATGGTAA